A stretch of DNA from Thiomicrospira sp. XS5:
TGGGACGCCGACAAAATTGCCGAAGTCGAACCGAAAGTCGCCTTAAAAGACGGCAAACCGCGCCCGGAACGCATTCTGGCCAGTGGCTGTACCGACGAATATTCCGCCGTCAATTACGGCAACCTGTCGAAATCCTTTATCGACAGCGCCCGTAAAACCGGCAAAGACATTCGCGTCTCCCTCAGCTCCAAAGTGGATCGCATCATCGAATTGGAAGACCACTACGAATTGCAAACCGCACACGGCACCTATGTCGGCCGGTTTGTCGTGGTGTCCGCCGGGGCGCACAGTTTGTTGCTGGCCAACCAGCTGGGGCACGGCATGAACCTGTCCACCTTGCCGATGGCCGGAAGTTTCTATTTCGCACCGAAAATGCTGAACGGCAAGGTCTACACCATGCAGAACGACAAACTGCCGTTTGCCGCACTGCACGGCGACCCGGACTTAACCGAACCGGACAAGACCCGCTTAGGGCCAACCGCCCTGGTTCTGCCAAAACTGGAACGCTACACCGGCGGCACTTACATGGATTTCTGGCGCTCGTTGAAACTGGACACCAAAGTCCTGCGTGTGTTCTGGGATTTGATGAAAGACGGCACCATCCGTAATTACATCTTCAGAAACTTCCTGTTTGAAGTGCCATGGTTGAACAAAAAATTGTTTGTCAAAGATGCCCGCAAAATCCTGCCGGATTTGACCACTAAAGACCTGACGTATGCGGAAGGTTACGGCGGTGTGCGTCCACAGGTCATCGACAAGACCACCAAGGAATTGAAACTGGGCGAAGCCAGCATCGTGCCCGAGCACGACAACATCATCTTCAATATGACCCCGTCGCCGGGTGCGACCACCTGCCTGGGCAACGCCTATCGTGACGCCAAAATCATTTGTGAACGTCTCGGCGTGAATCTGAAACACGACGAACTCGTCAACGATTTGCTGGATGGCAAAGACCTATAAGCAGAACGCCCCCATTCCCGCTACATTGGTAACGGGATTGCTCGGCAGTGGCAAAACCACCGCCATTCACCGGCTGTTGCAACAACGCCCCGCCGGTGAAAACTGGGGACTGCTCATCAATGAATTCGGCGAAATCGGCATTGACGCCGCCACCCTCGATGCCGACAGCCCATGGATTGAAGACGTCACCGGCGGTTGCATCTGCTGCAGCGCCCAGTTCGGTTATCGCCAAGCTTTGCAAAAGCTGTTACAGCATCCGCTGGACCGCATTTTGGTCGAACCCACCGGGCTCGGCCATCCGGCACAGGTCATCGACACCTTAAAACAATTCCAACCCCATATCCGAATTGCCGGTGTGTTGCTGGTCATCACCCCACAACAACTGACGCCGGAGCGCTGGGCCAAATCCGCGGTGATGCGCGACCTGGTCAACCTCGCCGATACGGTCCTGCTCAACAAAACCGACCTCGCCAGCGACGACGACATCCTCCAGGCCGAACAACTGTTGCAACAAACCTACCCGCCGAAAGAATCGATTTTGCACACCCATTTGAATGCCGAATGCAACTTTCCGCCAGGCCTGGTGGATTTTAAACAAACCCAACCGGCCTTTACCCTGCTCAGCGGCCTGCATGAACACCAACAACAAACTGATACCTGCACCCTGCCGGGCGAATCCAAACTGCCGCATTGTCTGCAACGTCAAGTGCAAACCGGCCACACCACCAGCGTCGGCTGGCAATTTGATGCCAACATTCAATTCAACCGTGTCGCCCTGAAAGCGTTTATCGAGCAGCAATCCGACCTGATTCGTGCCAAAGGCGTGCTGCGCACTGGCACCGAATGGCAATTACTGAACGTCGTCGACGGTCAAATCCAATGGCAGGACATGGCCTGGCGTCAAGACAGTCGGCTGGAATTATTATTCGAAACCGCCTCAAATAATGCCTCGAACACCTTTATCGACCAGCTGGAAACCGCCCTCAACACCTGCCTGATCGACCGTTCTTAAAATTACTTATGAGAAAATTTATTTATTACCATGAATTATTTTCACAGTAAATGATACCCATTCCCACAAGATATGGTATACTTCTCCTCTTTTTTAAAATATGAGCCCAACTTTGTTTTATCCGGGCGGACCGAACAAAGACCTCAATCAAAGCCGAAGGAAATTGCATGACGAAGCACATGCCCGATATCGCTTGCCAACCCCACCAAGACCCACAGGGAAAACTCAACTGGGTCGGAATGAGTGGCATTGAACTGCCAATCCAGCTACAACAAGATTCGCAAAACACCCTAACCCTATCCTCGCAGGTACAAGCCTACGTCAGCCTGGACGATCCTTTAAGCAAAGGGATCCACATGTCGCGTCTGTATCTGATTCTGGATGAAACCGGCTCGAAAGCGCCGTTAACACCGGCCAGCATCCAAAATATGCTGCAGGCCTTTATCGAATCGCACCACGGGCTCAGCCAAAACGCCTTTGTCGAATTCCGTTTCGATTATTATGAAAGACGTCGTTCCCTGAAATCCGATAACTCCGGCTGGAAACACTACCCATGCACTATGCGCGGTGAAATGCGAGACGGACAATACGAATGCGAAGTCAGCATCAGCGTGCCCTATTCCTCGACTTGCCCGTGTTCCGCAGCCCTGTCTCGTCAATTGATTCAGGAAGCCTTCGAACAACAGTTCAACGGTCAAGAATTGGACTACAACCAAGTGCTGGAATGGCTCGGCACGCCGGAAGGTATCTGCGCCACGCCACACAGCCAGCGTTCCTATGCGCAGATCAAACTGAAAGTGGATGCATCGCACGACTTGAACCTGTCCACCGTCATCAACCAGATTGAAGACGCGGTGAAAACGCCGGTGCAATCCACCGTCAAGCGCGAAGACGAGCAGGAATTCGCCCGTTTGAACGCCACCAACCTGATGTTCTGTGAAGACGCCGCACGTCGCATGCAAGCCAAACTGGAAAGCTGCACCGAATATCAAGACTACTGGGTACGCGTCAACCACTTGGAAAGCCTGCACCCGCACGATGCGGTGGCAATTGTCACCAAAAACGTACCGGGTGGTTATACCGACGAACCCAACTTTATGGACCGTTTCGAGCACTAAACGCACGAAACCTTGTGCCCCATCAAAAAAGCCGCTTTTCAGCGGCTTTTTTATTATCGGAAAAGAAATCCAAAAACGCCCAGGCCTGGGTATTTTTCAGGTTTGATTCAAACACAATTCAAGCAATCGGCAACGCCGTTTTATCCACCACCTTACGCAAGACAAAACTGGTGTGCACCCCGCTGACACCTTCAATTTGGGTAATGTGATTGAGCAACAAATCCTGATAGGCCTCCAAATCCTTCACCACCACTTTCAACTGGTAATCGGCGGTTTGGCCGGTGAGCAGCAGACATTCCACCACGTTCGGCAAGGCTTGTATCGCGTCGTCAAAGGCTTCAAACCGTTCATGCGTGTGCTTGTCCATGGAAATGTGCACCAACGCCATTAAATCCAACCCCAATGAACGCGCGTCCAACAGCGCGCGGTAGCCGATAATCACCCCGGCGGTTTCCAAAGCTTTAAAACGGCGCAGACACGCCGACGGCGACAAACCGATTTGGTCGGCCAATTCCTGATTGCTTAAACGGCCGTTATTTTGCAACGCATTAAGGATGGCTTTGTCGTATTTATCCAGCTTATTGAGCATAGTCTTAACCATTTATTTAACGTTTATTTTTATCCTGGAAATAAAATATCAAATAAATAGATAAAATTGAAATTAAATTGCTAAAAAGGTATTTTTTAATCACGTTTTCACAATTTAATCGCTTCAAGATGTTGTTACAATTTTTGCCAGAGAGCAAAGAACTTGCACACTCTACGAGAACTCCAATTTTAAAACCGACAGGAAAACCGATGAACAGCATGAGACCTGAAAAATATCGCCCAACGGCCACCCCGGATTTACCCAATCGTCAGTGGCCGGACCGTCGCCTTACCCAGGCGCCGATTTGGGTGAGTGTCGACTTACGAGACGGCAACCAAGCTTTGGCCAACCCGATGACCGTCGAGCAAAAGCTGAAGCTGTGGGATCAGTTGATTGCGATTGGTTTCAAAACCATTGAAATCGGCTTTCCGTCGGCCAGCCAATTGGAGTTCGACTTTACCCGCCGTTTGATTGAGGAAAATCGCATCCCCGAGGACGTGACCGTTCAGGTTCTGGTCCAGGCCAGGGAGCATTTGATCAAACGCACCTATGAAGCGCTGCAAGGCGTGAAACAAGCGGTGGTGCATGTTTACAACACCACTTCTACCGTACAACGCGAAAAAGTTTTCTGTAAATCGAAATCGGACATCAAAACCATGGCGATTCAGGGCGCGCAATGGGTGAAAACCTATGCCGAACAATACCCGGAAACCCAATGGACCTTTGAATACTCCCCGGAAAGCTTTTCCCAAACCGAAACCGATTACGCCGTGGAGGTCTGCCAAGCGGTCATGGACGTTTGGCAACCGACAGTGCACAACCGTTGCATTTTGAACCTGCCCTCCACCGTGGAAAGCACCTCGCCCAACCGTTATGCCGACCAGATCGAGTATTTCGTGAACCATTTGAAAAACCGCGATGCGGCGATTATTTCGGTCCATACCCATAACGACCGCGGCTGTGCCGTGGCGGCGGCCGAACTGGCGATGCTGGCCGGAGCCGAACGCGTGGAAGGCACTTTGCTGGGCAACGGCGAACGCACCGGTAATATGGACATCGTCACGCTGGCAATGAACCTTTACAGCGAAGGCATCGACCCGCAATTGGATTTGTCCCGCCCCGACGATTGGATTCCGGTGCTGGAGGAAGTCACCCGCATCGACACCCATATCCGTCATCCGTGGGTTGGCGAAGCGGTTTACACCGCCTATTCCGGCAGTCACCAGGACGCCATCCGAAAATGCCTGATGCGCCAACAAGACGACGAGCCTTGGGACGTGGCCTATTTACCAATCGACCCGATGGACATCCATCGCAGTTACGAAGCGATTATCCGCGTCAACAGCCAATCCGGCAAAGCCGGTGCCGCCTTTGTACTGACACAGGAATACGGATTGAATCTGCCGAAATGGGTTCAGCAGGATTTCGCCCCCGTCGCACAATCGGTGGCGGAAGACGCCGGCGGCATTGTCAGTCATCAAACGCTGTTCGAGGCCTTCAACCGTCATTACGGCATCAACCAACCGCAAGCCACCTTGAACAATTATCAACTGTCCCGAAAAGACGGCAAAGAACATTTGAGCGTGGAGGTCAACGGCGAAACCTGGCAAGGACAAGGCAATGGTACTTTGAGCGCGCTGTGTGATGCCTGGCAAAGACGCACCGGCAAGCAAGTGGACGTGTTGGACTACAGCGAACATGCCATGCAGCAAGGCAAGGAAGCGAAAGCCATCGCCTATGTGTATGTGAAACAAAAATCGCAAAACACCATCGGCATCGCCACGGCGGACGACACGGTTTCCGCCATGATTCAAGCGTTATTGTCTACCATCAAGCCCTAAGTCCAACGCCATTCGTTCCCGACAAAACCGCCAGGCCTGGCGGTTTTCGGGCTTTCACATTCCTTTCATAAATGCCCCCGTATTTTTGCTAAGATGAGCGTTCAACCGCTCAATCTTTTCGTTTTTTCATCAAGAGGAAATCACCATGTTATTGAAAAAACACGCTCTCGCCTGGGCGCTGGCCGCCTTATTGCCAACCCTCCCGTTCACGACCACTTTGGCCGATAACGCCCACTTGAAAGGTGTCGGGTTCGCCACACCGGAAGCCATGGAATACGAAGCCGACAGCGATACTTATCTGGTCGCCAACATCAACGGTAGCCCGTTTGAAAAAGACGACAACGGCTTTATTTCCAAGTTGTCACCGGACGGCGAAGTGATTGAATTGAAATGGCTGGATGGCGCCAGCGACGACATAACACTCAACGCGCCGAAAGGCATGGTGACGCAAGACGGCAAACTCTATGTGGCTGACATTGACCGTCTGCGCGTGTTCGATTTGAGCAGCAAAAAACAATTGGACGACATCGTTTTTCCCGGCAGCAGCTTCATTAACGGCGTCAGCCCGGCACCAGACGGCGGTTTATACGTCACCGACAGCGGTATGGCACCCGGCTTCAAACCGTCCGGCACCGAAGCGATTTATAAGGTCGATGCCAGTGGAAAAGTCCTTAAATTGAAAAGCGGAAAACTCGGCCATCCGAACGGCGTTTACGCCAAAGGCGACACACTCTGGATGGTCACGCTTGGTTCCGGCCAGCTTCGCACCATGACACTGGACGGCACGGAAACCTCGCGCATGACCTTGCCGTTCAATCGTCTGGACGGCTTGATTGTGACCAATGACAACCGCCTCATCACCTCCAGCTGGAAAGCCAAAGGGGTTTACGAAATTACCCCGGACGACCATTTGGAATTGATTGTCGGCGACCTGGAATCTCCGGCGGACTTGGGCTACGACAGCAAACGCAACCGCTTGTTGATTCCGTTGTTCCTGAAGGACGAAGTGGTCATTTACTCATTGGAAGACTGAGTCCCTGACAACCAAACAGACAATAAAAAAGGGCCGAAAGGCCCTTTTTTATTCGTATCGAACTCAAAGCATTGACTTAAAAATCACCGCCGGTGATTTCATTGTAAATGCGTCGAGCATTGTTTTTCGCCGCCTGGTCGAAGACCGGACGATCTTTATACATCGACTGATCGATGTTTTCAGCATCTTCCTGGTTACCACCGTTATCCACGACTTTCTGCACTTCTTTCTGCACATACTTGAAGTAGTCGTAGGTTTGCTTTTTCACCGT
This window harbors:
- a CDS encoding FAD-dependent oxidoreductase, with the translated sequence MQNRTFDVVIVGGGITGTALAYTLAKYTDIKSVAILEKYGSLSPLNSNARSNSQTLHCGDIETNYTLEKAISVKRTANMLVKYAEQVDKNDFLFKFPKMILAVGDDECDRLEKRHEEFKEGFPYMELWDADKIAEVEPKVALKDGKPRPERILASGCTDEYSAVNYGNLSKSFIDSARKTGKDIRVSLSSKVDRIIELEDHYELQTAHGTYVGRFVVVSAGAHSLLLANQLGHGMNLSTLPMAGSFYFAPKMLNGKVYTMQNDKLPFAALHGDPDLTEPDKTRLGPTALVLPKLERYTGGTYMDFWRSLKLDTKVLRVFWDLMKDGTIRNYIFRNFLFEVPWLNKKLFVKDARKILPDLTTKDLTYAEGYGGVRPQVIDKTTKELKLGEASIVPEHDNIIFNMTPSPGATTCLGNAYRDAKIICERLGVNLKHDELVNDLLDGKDL
- a CDS encoding GTP-binding protein, with the translated sequence MAKTYKQNAPIPATLVTGLLGSGKTTAIHRLLQQRPAGENWGLLINEFGEIGIDAATLDADSPWIEDVTGGCICCSAQFGYRQALQKLLQHPLDRILVEPTGLGHPAQVIDTLKQFQPHIRIAGVLLVITPQQLTPERWAKSAVMRDLVNLADTVLLNKTDLASDDDILQAEQLLQQTYPPKESILHTHLNAECNFPPGLVDFKQTQPAFTLLSGLHEHQQQTDTCTLPGESKLPHCLQRQVQTGHTTSVGWQFDANIQFNRVALKAFIEQQSDLIRAKGVLRTGTEWQLLNVVDGQIQWQDMAWRQDSRLELLFETASNNASNTFIDQLETALNTCLIDRS
- the folE2 gene encoding GTP cyclohydrolase FolE2, whose translation is MTKHMPDIACQPHQDPQGKLNWVGMSGIELPIQLQQDSQNTLTLSSQVQAYVSLDDPLSKGIHMSRLYLILDETGSKAPLTPASIQNMLQAFIESHHGLSQNAFVEFRFDYYERRRSLKSDNSGWKHYPCTMRGEMRDGQYECEVSISVPYSSTCPCSAALSRQLIQEAFEQQFNGQELDYNQVLEWLGTPEGICATPHSQRSYAQIKLKVDASHDLNLSTVINQIEDAVKTPVQSTVKREDEQEFARLNATNLMFCEDAARRMQAKLESCTEYQDYWVRVNHLESLHPHDAVAIVTKNVPGGYTDEPNFMDRFEH
- a CDS encoding Lrp/AsnC family transcriptional regulator; its protein translation is MLNKLDKYDKAILNALQNNGRLSNQELADQIGLSPSACLRRFKALETAGVIIGYRALLDARSLGLDLMALVHISMDKHTHERFEAFDDAIQALPNVVECLLLTGQTADYQLKVVVKDLEAYQDLLLNHITQIEGVSGVHTSFVLRKVVDKTALPIA
- a CDS encoding 2-isopropylmalate synthase, producing MNSMRPEKYRPTATPDLPNRQWPDRRLTQAPIWVSVDLRDGNQALANPMTVEQKLKLWDQLIAIGFKTIEIGFPSASQLEFDFTRRLIEENRIPEDVTVQVLVQAREHLIKRTYEALQGVKQAVVHVYNTTSTVQREKVFCKSKSDIKTMAIQGAQWVKTYAEQYPETQWTFEYSPESFSQTETDYAVEVCQAVMDVWQPTVHNRCILNLPSTVESTSPNRYADQIEYFVNHLKNRDAAIISVHTHNDRGCAVAAAELAMLAGAERVEGTLLGNGERTGNMDIVTLAMNLYSEGIDPQLDLSRPDDWIPVLEEVTRIDTHIRHPWVGEAVYTAYSGSHQDAIRKCLMRQQDDEPWDVAYLPIDPMDIHRSYEAIIRVNSQSGKAGAAFVLTQEYGLNLPKWVQQDFAPVAQSVAEDAGGIVSHQTLFEAFNRHYGINQPQATLNNYQLSRKDGKEHLSVEVNGETWQGQGNGTLSALCDAWQRRTGKQVDVLDYSEHAMQQGKEAKAIAYVYVKQKSQNTIGIATADDTVSAMIQALLSTIKP
- a CDS encoding SMP-30/gluconolactonase/LRE family protein, encoding MLLKKHALAWALAALLPTLPFTTTLADNAHLKGVGFATPEAMEYEADSDTYLVANINGSPFEKDDNGFISKLSPDGEVIELKWLDGASDDITLNAPKGMVTQDGKLYVADIDRLRVFDLSSKKQLDDIVFPGSSFINGVSPAPDGGLYVTDSGMAPGFKPSGTEAIYKVDASGKVLKLKSGKLGHPNGVYAKGDTLWMVTLGSGQLRTMTLDGTETSRMTLPFNRLDGLIVTNDNRLITSSWKAKGVYEITPDDHLELIVGDLESPADLGYDSKRNRLLIPLFLKDEVVIYSLED